A window from Chaetodon trifascialis isolate fChaTrf1 chromosome 5, fChaTrf1.hap1, whole genome shotgun sequence encodes these proteins:
- the foxo4 gene encoding forkhead box protein O4 has protein sequence MEESSVPPIDPDFEPQSRPRSCTWPLPRPDIAAVKPEGADGTESAAGTPPADEDKPEPQQITSEPEKATAAAEGGVVAGVGGAGATPRKGSSRRNAWGNQSYADLISQAIENSPEKRLTLAQIYEWMVKTVPYFRDKGDSNSSAGWKNSIRHNLSLHNKFLRVHNESTGKSSWWMLNPEGGKTGKAPRRRAASMDNSSKLLKSRMRAKQTKKQAGAAGLGGAGGALQGDGSTGSAGADSPNSSQQFPKWGVNSSSPSSRGSLDDTDMWTTFRPRTSSNASTLSGRLSPIAPGQEDDDNLPEDSLLGRYAASSLTPTLTETLMEELDLIDGLTLMTGQQGGASPSTAPPAPPTPLPSASTLLPRGSSFSSFHQLPSSLPQASTHTGTQNAISQCGPSSKEPSTFSNSLFNPMSGSGSRGSSHYSTHVPSSLEALLTSDSPPPNDVMMTQVDPIMPSPGGVGLMGLGTPVVGVRSKPKQLLLGKGLEPNTVAPMALQAQMQPPQQHHLHHQQQQPHQQQQQPQQQQQHQHHSQMGLGMILSGMSQDPSQLSALKAQHATVPAVGSHHGGAIASANPGVSLQGMSQFGAPSCFQTGQDRLPTDLDIDMFTENLDCDVDYIINSDLMDGDGIDFNFDPILPGGQGYAGPATTQGSAHSWVPS, from the exons ATGGAAGAGTCGTCGGTGCCCCCGATTGACCCAGATTTCGAGCCGCAGAGCAGACCCCGCTCCTGCACGTGGCCCCTGCCGAGACCCGACATCGCGGCTGTCAAACCGGAGGGCGCGGATGGCACCGAGTCCGCCGCCGGGACCCCGCCCGCCGACGAGGACAAGCCCGAGCCGCAGCAAATCACGTCCGAGCCCGAGAAGGCTACGGCGGCGGCCGAGGGCGGAGTTGTGGCCGGTGTGGGCGGAGCCGGCGCGACGCCCCGCAAAGGATCATCCAGGCGCAACGCGTGGGGGAACCAGAGCTACGCTGATCTGATTAGCCAGGCCATCGAGAACTCACCTGAGAAGAGGCTGACCCTGGCGCAGATCTACGAGTGGATGGTGAAGACAGTGCCTTACTTCAGAGACAAAGGAGACAGCAACAGCTCGGCTGGCTGGaag aaTTCAATTCGCCACAATTTATCACTCCACAACAAGTTCTTGAGGGTTCACAATGAATCGACAGGCAAGAGCTCCTGGTGGATGCTCAACCCAGAGGGAGGGAAGACGGGGAAGGCTCCTCGCCGCCGGGCCGCCTCCAtggacaacagcagcaaactgcTGAAGAGCCGCATGAGGGCCAAGCAGACCAAGAAGCAGGCGGGAGCAGCTGGCCTGGGAGGCGCCGGAGGGGCCCTGCAGGGTGACGGCAGCACAGGGTCAGCAGGCGCAGACAGCCCTAATTCATCCCAGCAGTTTCCCAAATGGGGGGTTAACAGCAGCAGCCCCTCGTCCCGCGGCAGCCTGGATGACACTGACATGTGGACCACCTTCCGCCCGCGCACGAGCTCTAATGCCAGCACCCTGAGTGGACGTCTGTCCCCCATCGCACCTGGACAGGAGGACGATGATAACCTGCCCGAGGACTCGCTGCTGGGGAGATACGCTGCCAGCAGCTTGACCCCCACCCTCACCGAGACCCTCATGGAGGAGCTGGATCTGATCGACGGCCTCACCTTGATGACTGGGCAGCAGGGAGGGGCCAGCCCCAGCACAGCCCCACCAGCACCTCCCACTCCGCTACCCTCCGCCTCCACCCTGCTGCCTCgtggctccagcttctcctccttccatcAGCTGCCATCCAGCCTCCCACAGGCCTCCACTCACACCGGCACCCAGAACGCCATTTCTCAGTGTGGACCCAGCAGCAAAGAGCCGTCAACCTTCAGCAACTCCCTCTTCAACCCCATGTCCGGCTCCGGCTCACGTGGGAGCAGCCATTACAGCACCCACGTGCCTTCCAGCCTGGAGGCGCTGCTCACCTCCGACTCCCCTCCTCCCAATGATGTCATGATGACCCAGGTGGATCCCATCATGCCCAGTCCTGGAGGGGTGGGCCTGATGGGCCTGGGTACGCCCGTGGTGGGCGTGAGGTCCAAACCCAAGCAGCTGCTGTTGGGTAAAGGACTGGAGCCTAACACAGTGGCCCCCATGGCGCTGCAGGCCCAGATGCAGCCGCCGCAGCAGCACCACcttcaccaccagcagcagcagccgcatcagcagcaacaacagccacaacaacaacaacaacaccagcaCCACTCTCAGATGGGACTGGGGATGATCCTCTCAGGTATGTCTCAGGACCCAtcacagctctctgctctcaaagCCCAGCATGCCACAGTGCCAGCCGTGGGCTCTCATCACGGAGGGGCCATCGCCTCAGCCAATCCCGGCGTGAGTCTGCAGGGGATGAGTCAGTTCGGAGCTCCGTCCTGCTTCCAGACCGGTCAGGACCGACTGCCCACAGACTTGGACATAGACATGTTCACCGAAAACCTGGATTGTGACGTGGACTACATCATCAACAGTGACCTCATGGACGGAGATGGCATTGATTTCAACTTTGACCCCATACTGCCTGGAGGCCAAGGCTACGCGGGCCCAGCCACCACGCAGGGCTCGGCTCACAGCTGGGTGCCCAGCTAA